Proteins co-encoded in one Quercus robur chromosome 8, dhQueRobu3.1, whole genome shotgun sequence genomic window:
- the LOC126697249 gene encoding GATA transcription factor 8-like, producing MIGPNFIDEIDCGSFFDQIDDLLDFPADDVEAGQANEDCNSLIPNIWQTQPESLPGSDSVFSTNNSASDLSAELSVPYEDIIQLEWLSNFVEDSFSGGSLTMNKEESFINKDSSHQQFQTSSPVSVLESSSSCSGEKNVPRSPETITPGRRGRARSKRPRPATFNPRLAMQLISPTSSITETPQPFLAPKVTSDSENFAESRLLIKIPKQVNAEHKKKKKIKLTVPLGPMEANQNPPSQSVRKCMHCEITKTPQWRAGPMGPKTLCNACGVRYKSGRLFPEYRPAASPTFVPSLHSNSHKKVIEMRNKTGEKVGIGKMPMMAASPELIPNANSNLAMEYM from the exons ATGATCGGACCAAACTTCATCGACGAAATAGACTGTGGCAGTTTCTTCGACCAAATCGACGACTTGCTTGATTTCCCAGCTGACGATGTTGAGGCTGGTCAAGCCAACGAGGATTGCAACTCGTTGATCCCTAACATTTGGCAAACTCAGCCCGAGTCACTCCCCGGTTCTGACTCAGTTTTCTCGACCAACAACAGCGCCTCGGACCTCTCGGCCGAGCTCTCTGTTCCG TATGAAGACATTATTCAGCTTGAATGGCTTTCAAACTTTGTTGAGGATTCCTTCTCTGGTGGAAGCCTTACCATGAATAAAGAAGAGTCATTCATCAACAAGGATTCATCCCACCAACAATTCCAGACCTCCAGCCCAGTTTCTGTCCTCGAAAGCAGTAGCTCCTGCTCAGGGGAGAAGAATGTACCCCGCAGCCCAGAAACCATCACTCCTGGCAGACGTGGACGTGCTCGCAGCAAGCGTCCACGCCCTGCCACCTTCAATCCTCGCCTGGCAATGCAGCTCATATCCCCGACCTCCTCTATTACCGAGACCCCTCAGCCATTCCTTGCACCAAAAGTCACTTCAGATTCTGAGAACTTTGCAGAGTCTCGTCTTTTGATCAAGATACCAAAACAAGTCAATGCAGaacacaagaagaaaaagaaaatcaaattgacAGTGCCTCTAGGCCCCATGGAGGCAAATCAAAATCCGCCATCACAATCAGTGAGGAAATGCATGCATTGTGAGATAACCAAGACTCCCCAATGGAGGGCAGGCCCAATGGGGCCCAAAACGCTTTGCAATGCTTGTGGTGTTCGTTACAAGTCTGGCCGGCTCTTCCCTGAATACCGGCCTGCAGCAAGTCCAACATTTGTTCCATCATTGCACTCCAATTCTCATAAGAAGGTGATTGAAATGAGAAACAAGACTGGCGAGAAGGTTGGCATTGGGAAAATGCCAATGATGGCTGCCTCACCAGAACTCATTCCAAATGCAAATAGCAACCTTGCAATGGAATACATGTAG